The sequence CTAAGATACTTGAACACATCATattgatgatgaaggaaaggttatgacaaTCTTGTATTTCCTCTAGAAATATAGGATCATAGCCAGTATGTCAAGGAAATTCCAAGACTAGATATACATTCCAAAGTTGAAGGTGATGCACATCATGATAAAGGCTAGGTGAAGTTGATCAAATTGGATGAGATGATACAATTTGGTAACGTCCCCCACCATTGTCTAATTCATCACTGAtcttggataatgttgagtatcaagagatatgcctaaATCACTTACACTTGTGATGATCTACAAGATAAGCAAGTTGAGGTGGTGACAACTCACCTTCATCAACCCAATCACAACATTCCAAGTCAAGGCATGTAGATTCAATTCACTTGATTCATCCAATGAGGATAACTACCACATGAAGGCACAAAGTTCaatgtacctaacctcatcattCATTGGTTGACATTCAATTATGGACATGTGTCCAATTcaatgtaattttttcattggtcaagcattaaatgttatgtaatgggtgtaacaaaccctaattagggtttctatcttttgatcttggccattgatgtgcATTTGATCCAAGCCATTCAATTGtgttgagagcactatataaggctttCTCTCCTCATTtataatagttaatagttaatagatGTTGGATAGCAAGCAATTAGTAGTtagaagtagagtaggagaaggcaaaaattgttgccAAGCTTGTAAATAAACATACTTCTCATAcatattgcatggtttcttgttggattctCATGTTAGATGGAGTTCGTTGATTGTGATGGAGTAATGTGTGGATGTTGATAGCTCCTTAGTTCATACTATTTATGGTTAGATGATTTTCAATTGCAAGGCATAGTTAGCCTGAACATCAAGATGTGCTAAGTTAAATTATGGATATGTTTATTCAATTTGCACCATTATATTGGGCATTTGGATGAATGTTAATGATATgaaaaccttttgttttccttgGAAGATTGCATTGGTTTTGTGTAGTTGTTAAGAACATGGTGAAGCAAATCTTGGTTTTAGGAGTATATCAATTCGAACATGATCcattatcatcattgatcttaggagtagtGTAGTCTTTCCCAACCCTCAATACCTTTCATCCTTTTTTTAGTTAAGTGAATTTCCACGTTCTAGATGCATTCAAGCAAGAGTTCAAGaaaaacgtaagtcccccttgtgattcgaGTCACCTTGTATGATCACGAAATTTAGCATAagaagagattttgttcaagagaggataagatacgtTGGTGTTTTATTCTATGTATGAAATGCATAAAAAACACTTCAACTTATCCCAAACTAATAGAAATCTAGATGTAATGAGAAAAAATTATTACAAAATTTTTGATGAATTAAAATGCTATCATTTGTTTAATTCATATTACATTCATACTAGCAAGTTTGGCAAGTGGAATTCCTAAGCCATGATTCCCTTGAAGATTTACAAAGGGAATCATGGATTTATTCAACTACAAAATCATTTAAAATACAACCTCTATGAGATTCACAAAATATGTTGCATGAATGGCATTTGAATTTGTAGGAGTTAAAAATCTAGATGCTGCTCAATGCTTGTACTTGCAAGGAgagtaaaaatgattgatttttttgGAAATGATTTGTCATATATAGTGCTTTGTTGGTTATTGTATTGCTTTAGAATGAACAAAAGaactatatttcatgaatgagacaTGTAGGGAAAGCTTAGATCACATGAATTCCATTGATCGAGTGATCTAGAATATGTGTGAGGAGTCAGGACTATTAAGAGTTAGAATTTAACAACTACATTAATGAATTTATGGTAATCTCCACCCTCCATCATTGGAACCGTGTTCAAATTTGTACACTTGAGATCGATATTTATTTTGGAAATTAGTTGAAAAATCAAATCTAGTTGTTAATGACACTGTCAATTGTGTAAGGAAGTAGGCGAGAGTGAATAGTGCAAGATGGAAGTGTTGTGGAGTTTCAAGATTTGAGGGTTGAGAATGCCTTAAAATTCATACCATTTCTAAAGGATTGGGGTCTTGGAGTACACCAAACTTTATGCctaaaagaaaacaaataaaagtaTCTTCACATCATTGGCTTCGAAAAGATACATGAAGTGAAATGTGGAGAGTTGGAGATCGCAGATATTGAGGAATTCATCTTACAAGGTATGGTTCTAACTCACAAACTAGATATGATAAGTAGTGTGAAATTTTGGGGATTAGTAGTGAGGGATACCTCATAACTCATGTTGAGAAGTATCATTTTTTATGTATTCCTACATCTTTGACTCTAAATAATATGTATAAGGAAATGTTAGTAGTTGAGTATCGAGGATACCAAATAACTCATGTcataaatgatgcatttaaaagAATGATTGAAATTGCAACTTCGAAAGATAACTTAGTGTAAAGTGTTAGTGTAAGGATTACAAAAAGGAATGCTGATAAGAGAAAGTTTGAAACTTCAATGGAGACAAGGGAAAAATGTAAGGTTTGGAAAAAAGGTATGTTGTGATGGAAACTTTGAAACTCCAACATTTGTGTTATTGTAAGGATTATGAAAAGGAATGTTGATAAGAGAAAGTTTGAAACTTCAATGGAAACAAGGAAAAAAAGTAAGATTTGAAAAAAAGGATGTGATGAAAACTTTGACACTCCAACATTTAACAGTCTTTAgaactttaataaaaacttctgAACATAGATTTTTATGGAACTTTGGCAATTTCTAACATATGATAGACTCACAAGAATGAAGGAGAAGAATACTAAATAAAATTTTGATCAAGGAtccatttgaaatttgaatgagATTAAATATTTAATCTTGACCCAGCTGATACTGAAATAAAGCCATAGCAAAGCAAGGAAACAATATGGACCCactccaaaaataaataaaaaattcaaaatttgttatTTAGACTAGGCTGGAATTTCGGACTTAAACCATATCTTGTGCAATATTTTCACAATAATGAATTAACATTCAACTTACAAGACTTACTTGACTACAGACAAAATCATATTTTAAAATAATCTACAGGATTCCATTCATACTTGAGCTTATGGCTGAATGCTGGGAAGTTTTAGTCTGCATTACTCTAGGAGGAAAGGATTTTTTTCAATTATTAGCTACCACTGCCAGCTATGCTCTATCCCTTGTCATTGGTCAGTTCCAACAATTACATGATTTCGAGGTTCTATCTGAACATTTTCTGCACCCCCACTTTTAAGCTTTGCCCTTCCTTTTCTGTAGCAATTAGAGTACTTAGAGTACTTACTTCAATAcagaaaaaatcataattaaaaataatagatacaaGATTCCATCCATACTTGAGCATATGACTGGATGGTCGAAAGTTTTCAATCAACATTCAACTTACAACTTACAACTTACAACTTACTTCAATACacacaaaataatatttaaaaataatttacaagattCCATCCATACTTAAGCTTATAACTAGATGCTCGAAAGTTTTAAATCAACATTCAACTTACAAAACTTCAATACAgacaaaatcatatttaaaaataaTCTACCGGATTCCATCCATACTTGAGCTTATGGCTGGATGCTCGGAAGTTTTAGTCTGCAGAACTCCAGGAGGAAAATTTCGGACTTGTTAAAGGATTTTTTCCAATCATTACTTACCACTGCCAGCTATGCTCTATCCCTTGTCTTTGGTCAAGTCCCACAGTTACCTGATTTCGAGGTTCTATCTGAACATTCTCCATACACCCACTGTTAAGATTCGCCCTGCCCTTTCTCCGGGCGCAGCAGGTCAAAAACCCCAGACGTTCCAGTTTTATCCACAGACACTCTACCATTGGGTCAGCAACAAGAGGAGTTACACCATGCAGATGTTTGAATCTCGCCATCTTTATTGCAAACTTTATATTCACACAGAGAAGAAGGAGAAAAGCACAACAACATATGACGGTGCAGAAGCCAAGCACGAAGAAAGCCAAAGTGTTAATCTTGTGAACAAGCATTGTATACACTGTAGCAACGAAAGCTAACGCCGTGAAGCCAAAGCTGGAGCAAACCAAGATGTTGGTTACAAAGAGGAACATTACTTTATTTCACGTGGTGAGAGGTGTACTCAAATGCCACATGAGCACCACAAAGAGCGACAGAAAGAAGGCCAGACAATAAAAAATGAGAAATGCTTTAAACGAAAGCAACCCAATCAGAAGAGGGGAACATAACATTTTCTCTGTCTCTCCCTTCTCCAGCTCCGTTTTGAAACCACCCGGAATGGTGAAGGCGGCTGTAAATGACATTGTTGCTAACAACACGGCCACCACTAATTCTGCGTTCCGCCTGTCCTCATACGCTTTGTTCACCAGCATAATGGCATTCTCGTATTTTTGTGGGCTCACGTTTGGGAAGGTATACAGGAAATGCCTTCTCTTTGGGGGATAGTTCGCCAGCTTTGCTATCATATTGTGGCATTCGTGGTACTCTGTGTTTTCTCTTGCAATGTCGAGGGCCGTTAAGCCCTTTTTATTAACGGCATCTTTGTTTATACCCTGTATTTGCAGCAGCGATTCCACCATCTACAAAATACATTATCGAGTTAGAGGGCAGTTCTGCAATGAAGATGAGTTACATtattaagttttgatttgtttagatGATTCATTAGAAATCACATTTTCTTTTAtaataagattttatttattttaagatgAATTATCTAAACAAGTTAAAGAAACAAAAGTGTAATCTATGTTGAATTTCTTTTCCATATTGATTGTCCATTTTATTTATATATCATTGTAGCTAATgatataagatttccacaatccatactgcAAATCAATGCTTTTTAGATTAAATTGTTTAACAAGTATTTTGAATCAACCTTTCGCATCACATTGCATGATCCGTCATTAGAATAATAAAGAGTTGTAGGAATCATAAAATTGTTACACAGTTTAATCTAAAAAGTAAATCAATGCTTTATAGATTAAATTGTGTAACAAGTTTTCTGAATCAACCTTTAGGATcgcactccatgatccatcactAGGATAATCAAGAATTGTGGGAGTCACAAAATTGTTATGCAATTTAATTCAGAAAGCAAATCAATGCTTTCTATATTAAATTGTGTAAATATGTTAGATGAGAGAATCAATAACTTCAATGAAATTGaagataataattaaaatatattttatcaaaGTCACTTGTAATTGGATAATTTTTGTAACTTATGTAAGGGCCTAAAGTGTTATTATAGACATGTAAGTTTGATCAAATTCAAATTACAATTTATTGGATGGATAAATTCTCTAAAAATAATTATCTTTTATAATAGATAGGAAGGCAGATTTTGAATAaacttattatatattttaattgagattttttatatttatatattatttattttgtttcattagaaaatatggttaaaaattaaatattataattttaaagatattttaattaatttgtattGTACTATTAGTGATTTATAAGAACTTTTTTATTATGAATATGTATGatctaattattaaatattttatttaagtgATTTTTGTTAAGATAAAGGATTTGGACTTTTTGAGAGGTCACCCACCTTAAAATTACTCAGACTAAAGTATGTTTAAGCATGGAgttcccaaaatcaaacttatttagCTTGCCATCATGAAATAGACAGTATCTTTTATAATTTATCATTCATCATGAAATAGACAGTATCTTTTATAATTtatcaaaccatataatgctttaatACGATGCAATAAAAAATTTCAATACTATCCAAGCACACATGTTAATATCTCCAAGCACTTAACACCGTCGAGCAATTAGCAGAGCCAATTTATGCATATCTTACTAGAATATCTGAAAGAACAGATGCTTTTGAAATAGGAATCAGATGTTTGACGGACATTCTGATATTTCAAGTTAGCATTTATCAATTTCTTTTCTAATAAATTGTTAAACTCTGACATTCTGATAGTAACAGAGGTTTCTTCAAATGCACTTTCTTTAGTATGACTCTGTTCTTACCTCATTGAAAAATTTAGCATGTGATAGAAATAACTTACGCGAATGCTTTTGCTCTTTGCTGCAATATGCAGAGGCGTGTCTCCACTTTCAAGACAGGCCTACCACAATTCGCACTTCTCTCAAATAATCAGCAATTCAGTAAAAAGGAGAAAATATATTTAGAAGTAAGATATATATCAGATTAAGTACATTTAACGATAAGTATCAAGCATAAATTTTAAATTAGAAATACACTTAGGCACTTTCTTCCTTTGTGATTGAGGAGATCTCACAAATGTTGGAGATCCTATGCAACCTCATCAACTTAGGCTTGAGTTTGTATGTACAATAAAGAGATAAGACTAATATTTTCataaatagaaagacaataataaTCTTCATCATTAAAAATTGTACCATTTCAATTCAGCCATAAAtgagataaaataaaattttaaattagaaATACTAAATTGTAGCAAAACATGTATGGGACTAGGTTGAGCAATCCTCTAGATAAATAAGTCTAGGTGGAAGGGTGGGAAAATACCACAaatccatttcaaagaatcttggtTGTGAGGGCAcaccaaaaaatattttaaaaattgagTCTATTGAAATATGGGTATGTATGATAAGAAATACACTATGTGTTTGTCTCCCTTTTAGTTACAATCAATGACAAACTAAGAACTAGAGAAAATGAGAATTTTTGTGCTCAAGTTTAGGCTTCTAGATCCTATTGAATCTAATAGATAAATTGCAAGAGAAAGAGATTAATCATTGCCATTTGTAAAATTTCTATGATCTTGAGAGGTAAACAAGTTTGTGCaatagaaaaacatgaaataaACTTGATTTCAAAAGATAAAGGGCAATTTTAGATCCACCAAAATATTTTTTTAGCTAAGCCATATTGCTGTTTCCAACTGATTATCCTGAAATTCTAATGAAATATCCTATTTCAATCAACAAATATTTGGATCAGTGTCCAACAAATGAAATTCAGTCACAAGACTAAAATCTCCTCAACTTCTAACTCTACTACACCAAGGGGGTCACCCTATACAATATTTTAAGATCTTAGGAAAATGTTGACAAATATTATAACTAAGTAGATAATTCTTAATGGATTTCAACCATGTAAACATAATTCAACCTTGAATTGGCTCTATTAATGGTTATTAATATGTATTTGTACAAGTGAGTATGTTCAACCTTGAATTGGCTCTATTCATGGTTATTTATCTATATTTCCACAATTGAGTACAAAACCTAGGCTAATTTACTCCTAAGAATAGAAAATTAAAAGGATTTATCAATTTGAGTTGTTTTTTAACCTAATATGAACATTCAAATGGATTGGTGCATGAATCCTTGGGCAATAGAGTCAAGTTACAAATCATAAACACATTTATGTAGTAGAATCAACTTAAATCATTTAGACATTAGCATTCATGTATTACATAAATGTGCTCACATCGCTTACCATAGAATTTTACTTATGGATCCCTATCATCCTCTCAAAATCATTGTAATATAAACATAGAATTCAATCCTTTCATTAAAAGAAACCCACATACACATCACACAATtacaagaaaattgtaatgacaaaCTAGAATATGCttgatatatttaatttaaatgaaAACTGAGAGTACAATTGGTAGACAACTTTGTAATATTCAAATTTCACTTCAAAACGATTGAATCTATTGCATGGATACACAGACTCTCCACAATGATTTTCTACGAATTTGGCTAGACACTTTTCTCTATTTATGTACCTAAACCAAAACTTTAAAACTCATACAAATAGTTTGGACTTCCTATTTATAGGATCAAGGGACGAAAACAAGCTTCGGTCCATTATACACATGTCACAATTTGGTTTGACAATATTAAAAATGGTAAACTATGCCAAAGCCATCTTTTCTTGCATATCAGACAAAAATCATTTACTTGTTGGAGGCAAAATCACTTTGTTGCAGTAGCACAAACTTTGGTGTTGACTCATACTTTGAACTTTAATTTGCTAAGGTGGCTTAACTGAAACAAAAAGTGGAAGATGACATGTAACAAGAAGAAAATGAGAGACCACTAAAATATGATGACAAATCATTGATGTGTAGATTGTGTAGATTTAGTTGCTTGGAATAAAAAAAGCGCACTGGTGATCTAAGTGATCTAGCAAGGTCTCATCCCTGATACTGAAATACAACCCAACTTTGCATCTTTCTCTATTCTTTTCTCAATTGAATGTGAAGTGCCTTCTAACAAAAATCAACAACATGAAAGTAACAAAgagaaactaaaaactaaaaaactGATAAGAATGCTCAATTAAATGTATTCTTTTCTCATTGAAATTCAATAGACACCTATGACCTTAGGGTCTATCAAGGTTATGTATTCTATAAATTATAATTTCAATTGCATTCTTTGTCTCTCTTGATCAGACCATGggagcttcacttagtgaacttgggttatagcacgtgcattcatggaAAACTAATGAATCTCCCTATTTTTAGACAATATCACCCTAAAATCCTTTTTGTCATCCCCTCCCAATGCAAAGCCAGAactaaaagcccccctattttcaccaaatattgtattttttaataGTTGGAATTAAAAACCCatctattttcaccaataggcaatatattgcaccctcattttctggatattaaaacccccaatatgaatgtacgtgatataatattgcctagcctgTGAAACCCCCGTGGATTAGACATATCTATGAAGAAGGAAATTTAAT is a genomic window of Cryptomeria japonica chromosome 7, Sugi_1.0, whole genome shotgun sequence containing:
- the LOC131056328 gene encoding uncharacterized protein LOC131056328 — its product is MVESLLQIQGINKDAVNKKGLTALDIARENTEYHECHNMIAKLANYPPKRRHFLYTFPNVSPQKYENAIMLVNKAYEDRRNAELVVAVLLATMSFTAAFTIPGGFKTELEKGETEKMLCSPLLIGLLSFKAFLIFYCLAFFLSLFVVLMWHLSTPLTT